Proteins encoded by one window of Puntigrus tetrazona isolate hp1 chromosome 17, ASM1883169v1, whole genome shotgun sequence:
- the clmna gene encoding calmin yields MAGHEWDDWFEREELIGQISDIRVQNLQVEREVVQKRTFTRWMNLHLEKCNPRMEVRDLFRDIQDGKILMALLEELSGCKLLHGFKPSSHRIFRLNNIAKVLTFLEERNVKLVSIDAADVADGNPSIVLGLIWNIILFFQIKELTGNIRSQFPSSSSLSSIPTSSDSDTSHSSTPSDERKPSIAPRGHGRVIKTLLQWVQRRTRKYGVAVQDFGKSWTSGLAFLAVIKAIDPSLVDMRRALLRTPRENIEEAFRTAHYSLGIPRLLEPEDVMLNPPDEQSIMTYVSQFLEHFPGIEEDDTSDILERNKAGVRMNEPPVRNGVQRKRESYMVKKDVVQPPPKIFISSVSEDREQITSPVLPQTPKDKPWTSEGSSVGSNPSPAIDKPLLDLNTDISNTISPQPSFSDSAVNSPDSWSEVLSETTNSHRINEEPISESSTAGTVEVTSDLGSPFSPESTPENHLDRELFIDEGNYSLGSMDSLHAKSTLPSEEDDAYKYILDLKEEQSANHLPVDDIRNKSECLEQTETNPLEHQEQVKPSSDDSSCLESDSGYFQDNKEAMTAQPGDESLLSSIVDDEVSEVVESEAFQDNVESSNTEAMQTDTLDLMDGPEEKPFTFEDDSEPECPVLKYERVSISGSEEDIKLCAEQAEEPTEEQGRNVPNGHSETNENRDLRDGEQEAVLESEVKYVALEEPEEPISDKSQTEVEDPDKDQVCYMCGSPVAKSSAESSDDCLYHLKSTEKACNSDLRHFSESEAGGNFEDNPTEKNNELNGTVSDLKNEPRESIHEDLLIIGKSDLEIRSEGIRRTEFSHNTNCESQAQVSDNTEPGGAKDNRPVSDVLNSVTEASVEPLSGTSILDGENNSPSQSPHRQHPEVSSTELPTEEENTFEDKFIIGVRGYPERHPAELRLSLSMTPLQPAPPKRSLTESDTDTEDTSEDHSKGFKSRKDRAGSMHIQEQSPFDRHPGEWGAVEPISPAEHCELIKTDDDLTSAAARENTGALREEAVTDASPPLITIHLRKVTDITESKGQNGKALDRSVDSTIINKSSEIKTAASPESTYDTTLSDLVYIILAAWLFVYCLLVLPQIDLRTLPKLLFNTDE; encoded by the exons TGCAATCCTCGTATGGAGGTGCGGGATCTGTTTCGCGATATCCAGGATGGGAAGATTCTGATGGCTCTACTTGAAGAACTCTCAGGATGTAAACTG CTGCATGGCTTTAAGCCATCCTCGCATCGTATTTTTAGGCTCAATAACATCGCCAAGGTATTGACGTTCCTGGAAGAAAGAAAC GTGAAATTAGTCAGCATTGATGCAGCAGACGTTGCAGATGGCAATCCATCCATAGTGCTTGGGCTTATCTGGAACATCATCCTGTTTTTTCAG ATCAAGGAACTCACGGGGAACATTAGGAGTCAGTTCCCTTCCTCCTCCAGCCTGTCATCTATACCCACCAGCTCTGATTCAGACACTTCCCACTCCAGCACACCCTCAGATGAGAGAAAACCCTCCATTGCGCCAAGGGGTCATGGAAGGGTCATTAAAACCCTGCTGCAATGGGTACAGAGACGTACTAGAAA ATATGGAGTTGCTGTGCAGGACTTTGGAAAGAGCTGGACAAGTGGTCTGGCTTTCCTTGCTGTGATTAAGGCCATTGACCCTAGTTTGGTGGATATGAGAAGGGCTCTGCTCCGAACTCCCAGGGAGAATATTGAGGAAGCCTTTAGAACAGCACACTACAGTCTTGGCATCCCAAGACTGCTAGAACCTGAGG ATGTGATGTTGAATCCCCCCGATGAACAGTCCATAATGACCTATGTGTCCCAGTTTTTGGAGCACTTTCCTGGAATTGAGGAG GACGACACGTCAGATATTCTGGAGCGAAACAAAGCCGGCGTTCGCATGAATGAACCTCCTGTTCGGAACGGAGTACAGAGGAAACGGGAGTCTTATATGGTTAAGAAAGATGTGGTTCAGCCACCACCCAAGATTTTCATCTCCTCAGTGTCTGAAGATCGTGAGCAGATCACCTCCCCAGTACTTCCACAGACCCCTAAAGACAAACCTTGGACGAGTGAAGGGTCATcggtgggttcaaatcccagtCCTGCAATTGACAAGCCCCTCTTGGACTTGAACACAGACATCTCCAACACTATCTCTCCGCAACCTTCATTCTCGGATTCTGCTGTCAACTCACCCGACTCGTGGAGCGAGGTTCTTAGCGAAACTACTAACTCTCACCGGATCAATGAGGAACCGATAAGTGAGAGCAGTACTGCTGGTACCGTCGAAGTGACCTCTGATTTAGGGTCACCATTTTCACCAGAGAGCACTCCGGAGAATCATTTGGACCGTGAGCTTTTCATAGACGAGGGCAACTATTCCCTCGGCTCCATGGATAGTTTACATGCCAAATCCACTTTGCCGTCTGAGGAGGATGATGCTTACAAATATATCTTAGATCTGAAAGAAGAACAATCTGCTAATCATTTGCCCGTTGACGACATAAGGAATAAATCTGAATGTTTGGAACAAACCGAAACCAATCCTTTGGAACACCAGGAGCAAGTCAAGCCATCATCTGATGATTCTTCATGTTTGGAAAGTGACTCAGGATACTTTCAGGATAATAAGGAAGCCATGACAGCTCAACCTGGAGATGAGAGTCTACTCTCTTCCATCGTTGATGATGAAGTGAGTGAAGTTGTGGAATCTGAAGCTTTTCAGGACAATGTTGAGTCTTCCAATACAGAAGCCATGCAGACGGACACTCTCGATTTGATGGATGGACCTGAAGAGAAGCCTTTCACATTTGAGGATGACAGTGAGCCTGAATGTCCTGTTCTTAAATACGAGAGGGTTTCTATATCAGGAAGTGAGGAGGATATTAAACTGTGTGCTGAGCAGGCTGAAGAACCGACAGAGGAACAAGGAAGAAACGTTCCAAACGGTCATTCTGAAACCAACGAGAACCGTGACCTCCGTGATGGGGAACAAGAAGCTGTCTTGGAAAGTGAGGTGAAGTATGTGGCATTAGAGGAGCCAGAAGAACCTATCTCAGATAAGAGCCAAACAGAAGTTGAGGATCCTGATAAAGATCAGGTGTGTTATATGTGTGGAAGTCCCGTGGCAAAAAGCTCAGCTGAATCAAGTGACGATTGTCTGTACCATTTAAAGTCGACTGAAAAGGCCTGCAATTCAGACTTGAGACATTTCAGTGAATCAGAAGCAGGTGGAAACTTTGAGGACAATCCAACGGAAAAGAACAATGAATTAAATGGAACTGTAAGTGATCTCAAGAATGAGCCAAGAGAGAGTATTCATGAAGATCTGCTTATTATAGGTAAGAGCGACTTGGAAATTAGGTCAGAAGGCATAAGGAGGACAGAGTTTTCCCACaatacaaactgtgaaagccAAGCTCAGGTTTCAGACAATACGGAGCCTGGAGGGGCCAAGGATAACAGACCTGTATCAGACGTTCTGAATTCAGTGACTGAGGCCTCTGTGGAGCCTCTTTCTGGCACCAGCATCCTTGATGGAGAAAACAATTCACCATCCCAAAGCCCACACAGACAACATCCAGAGGTCTCCAGCACTGAACTACCAACTGAAGAGGAGAACACCTTTGAGGACAAGTTTATTATTGGTGTCCGTGGATACCCTGAAAGACATCCAGCGGAGCTACGCCTGTCCCTCAGCATGACTCCGCTTCAGCCAGCACCTCCTAAGCGTTCACTTACTGAATCAGATACGGACACCGAAGACACTTCAGAGGACCACAGCAAGGGATTTAAGTCGAGAAAG GATCGAGCGGGATCCATGCATATCCAGGAGCAAAGCCCTTTTGATAGACACCCGGGAGAATGGGGCGCGGTGGAGCCTATTTCGCCCGCTGAGCATTGTGAGCTCATTAAGACAGATGACGACCTGACCAGTGCTGCTGCCAGAGAAAACACTGGGGCTCTGAG GGAAGAAGCTGTGACTGATGCAAGCCCACCTTTGATTACTATACACTTGAGAAAGGTCACTGACATCACTGAATCAAAG GGACAAAATGGGAAGGCCTTGGACCGCAGCGTGGACAGTACAATCATAAATAAAAG CTCGGAGATCAAGACTGCTGCGAGTCCAGAAAGCACATATGACACAACCTTGTCCGACCTTGTCTACATCATTTTGGCAGCTTGGCTGTTTGTGTACTGCCTTCTCGTCCTGCCTCAGATTGACTTAAGGACGCTTCCTAAACTCCTCTTTAACACAGATGAATGA
- the map7a gene encoding ensconsin isoform X1: MPAHLSLAEQEREWRRTELGLAAISEKGRTKMCDTARKQRDSRSDVRPTALEQKRKACAPPNIKSAQININKRNGNNTESNALKVDERLRLARERREVYQKQLALRERGWLAREERAKQFYEKHLEERRKKLEEQRQREERRRMAVEEKRKQRLKEERERYESVVRKTMEKSEKAKQKPTRCSRRVIKNENNNAKRRSLSQWEIDLVRRLQTPTVSYLARSRSAVCLSRDTVVHVCRRSASCHTMNSSATRKPQVHCGKVPNRPASSSPRVTIRRTTNRDLVAKGNSEGLDLKKPQIQTTTTEIKPKQDTNPPENTVLPASWLQNRSHIRQATIKQDSLPPLPEEEDLESEETLAQQCLRDNQLQSNPVTNGPSNPPAGSQIPNGPSQLGDAAQVRPAAWTTDPEEATRLLTEKRRQARLQREKEEEERRQKEEMERKSREELVRRRAEERARQEAEALRLEEEKRKREEEERLKAEEESIRRQKEEENRLQQQREQEARQRELAEQQRLERESRFQKEEVERQERKKRLEEIMKRTRKTDSDNKKTASVKDNLPCENVKPVIRLAGPGKTPKLELRDEEDMLPTVAFKERRSFRSLSGLDEIQAHQQTEVI; this comes from the exons ATGCCAGCTCATCTGAGCCTGGCAGAGCAGGAACGGGAGTGGAGGAGGACAGAGCTGGGTCTCGCTGCGATCTCGGAGAAGGGTCGGACGAAGATGTGCGACACTGCGAGGAAGCAGAGAG attccaGATCTGACGTGAGACCCACAGCCCTGgagcaaaaaagaaaagcatgtgCTCCACCGAACATTAAATCAGCGCAGATTAACATCAACAAACGAAATGGAAATAATACAG aaTCAAATGCGCTGAAAGTGGACGAGAGACTGCGACTGGCCCGGGAACGTAGAGAGGTGTACCAAAAACAGCTGG CCCTGCGTGAGCGGGGTTGGCTGGCGAGGGAGGAGCGGGCCAAGCAGTTCTACGAGAAACACCTTGAGGAGCGAAGGAAGAAGTTGGAGGAGCAGCGACAAAGAGAGGAACGGAGGAGGATGGCGGTCGAGGAGAAGCGCAAACAGAGGCTCAAAGAAGAAAGA GAGCGTTACGAGTCTGTGGTGCGGAAGACGATGGAGAAAAGTGAAAAAGCCAAACAGAAACCTACCCGCTGCTCACGAAGGGTCATCAAGAACGAAAACAATAACG CTAAACGCCGCTCTCTTAGTCAGTGGGAGATTGACCTTGTCCGTCGTCTTCAGACTCCTACTGTCTCTTATCTAGCCAGAAGCAGGAGCGCTGTGTGTCTGTCACGAGACACAG TTGTTCATGTTTGTCGTCGTTCAGCCTCATGTCATACCATGAACTCAAGCGCCACACGAAAACCCcaggtgcattgtgggaaagtGCCAAACAGGCCTGCAAGCTCGAGTCCAAGAGTCACCATCCGGAGGACCACCAACAGAGATCTG gtGGCAAAAGGAAATTCTGAGGGACTGGACCTGAAAAAGCCACAGattcaaacaacaacaactgaaatCAAGCCCAAACAGGACACAAACCCACCAGAGAATACCGTCCTCCCAGCATCATG GCTGCAGAACAGATCACATATCCGTCAAGCCACGATTAAACAAGACAGTTTGCCTCCGCTGCCAGAAGAGGAGGACCTAGAATCCGAGGAAACGCTTGCTCAACAATGCCTGCGAGATAACCAACTCCAGTCGAATCCAGTTACTAATGGGCCTTCGAATCCACCAGCAGGTTCTCAGATTCCTAATG GACCAAGTCAGCTTGGTGACGCAGCACAAGTGAGACCCGCTGCTTGGACTACAGACCCTGAAGAAGCCACCCGACTTCTGACTGAGAAAAGGAGACAAGCCAGACtccagagagagaaggaggaagaggagcgcAGACAGAAGGAGGAGATGGAAAG AAAGAGCAGAGAGGAACTGGTCCGTCGAAGAGCTGAAGAACGAGCCAGGCAGGAAGCAGAGGCCCTGAGactggaggaggagaagaggaagagagaggaagaagagcGACTCAAGGCTGAAGAGGAGAGCATTCGCagacagaaagaggaagaaaacagGCTTCAACAGCAG AGAGAGCAAGAGGCTCGTCAGAGGGAGCTGGCAGAGCAGCAGAGACTGGAAAGAGAGAGTCGTTTCCAGAAAGAGGAGGTTGAACGCCAAGAAAGGAAAAAG cGTCTGGAAGAAATCATGAAAAGAACGAGAAAAACAGACTCTGATAACAAG AAAACTGCATCGGTGAAGGACAACTTGCCTTGTGAGAACGTGAAGCCTGTAATCAGGCTAGCAGGTCCAGGAAAAACGCCAAAACTGGAGCTGAGGGACGAGGAGGATATGCTTCCTACTGTGGCCTTCAAGGAGCGCCGGTCCTTTCGCAGTCTTTCTGGCCTGGATGAGATACAAGCCCATCAGCAAACCG AGGTTATTTAA
- the map7a gene encoding MAP7 domain-containing protein 2 isoform X2 — translation MPAHLSLAEQEREWRRTELGLAAISEKGRTKMCDTARKQRDSRSDVRPTALEQKRKACAPPNIKSAQININKRNGNNTESNALKVDERLRLARERREVYQKQLALRERGWLAREERAKQFYEKHLEERRKKLEEQRQREERRRMAVEEKRKQRLKEERERYESVVRKTMEKSEKAKQKPTRCSRRVIKNENNNVVHVCRRSASCHTMNSSATRKPQVHCGKVPNRPASSSPRVTIRRTTNRDLVAKGNSEGLDLKKPQIQTTTTEIKPKQDTNPPENTVLPASWLQNRSHIRQATIKQDSLPPLPEEEDLESEETLAQQCLRDNQLQSNPVTNGPSNPPAGSQIPNGPSQLGDAAQVRPAAWTTDPEEATRLLTEKRRQARLQREKEEEERRQKEEMERKSREELVRRRAEERARQEAEALRLEEEKRKREEEERLKAEEESIRRQKEEENRLQQQREQEARQRELAEQQRLERESRFQKEEVERQERKKRLEEIMKRTRKTDSDNKKTASVKDNLPCENVKPVIRLAGPGKTPKLELRDEEDMLPTVAFKERRSFRSLSGLDEIQAHQQTEVI, via the exons ATGCCAGCTCATCTGAGCCTGGCAGAGCAGGAACGGGAGTGGAGGAGGACAGAGCTGGGTCTCGCTGCGATCTCGGAGAAGGGTCGGACGAAGATGTGCGACACTGCGAGGAAGCAGAGAG attccaGATCTGACGTGAGACCCACAGCCCTGgagcaaaaaagaaaagcatgtgCTCCACCGAACATTAAATCAGCGCAGATTAACATCAACAAACGAAATGGAAATAATACAG aaTCAAATGCGCTGAAAGTGGACGAGAGACTGCGACTGGCCCGGGAACGTAGAGAGGTGTACCAAAAACAGCTGG CCCTGCGTGAGCGGGGTTGGCTGGCGAGGGAGGAGCGGGCCAAGCAGTTCTACGAGAAACACCTTGAGGAGCGAAGGAAGAAGTTGGAGGAGCAGCGACAAAGAGAGGAACGGAGGAGGATGGCGGTCGAGGAGAAGCGCAAACAGAGGCTCAAAGAAGAAAGA GAGCGTTACGAGTCTGTGGTGCGGAAGACGATGGAGAAAAGTGAAAAAGCCAAACAGAAACCTACCCGCTGCTCACGAAGGGTCATCAAGAACGAAAACAATAACG TTGTTCATGTTTGTCGTCGTTCAGCCTCATGTCATACCATGAACTCAAGCGCCACACGAAAACCCcaggtgcattgtgggaaagtGCCAAACAGGCCTGCAAGCTCGAGTCCAAGAGTCACCATCCGGAGGACCACCAACAGAGATCTG gtGGCAAAAGGAAATTCTGAGGGACTGGACCTGAAAAAGCCACAGattcaaacaacaacaactgaaatCAAGCCCAAACAGGACACAAACCCACCAGAGAATACCGTCCTCCCAGCATCATG GCTGCAGAACAGATCACATATCCGTCAAGCCACGATTAAACAAGACAGTTTGCCTCCGCTGCCAGAAGAGGAGGACCTAGAATCCGAGGAAACGCTTGCTCAACAATGCCTGCGAGATAACCAACTCCAGTCGAATCCAGTTACTAATGGGCCTTCGAATCCACCAGCAGGTTCTCAGATTCCTAATG GACCAAGTCAGCTTGGTGACGCAGCACAAGTGAGACCCGCTGCTTGGACTACAGACCCTGAAGAAGCCACCCGACTTCTGACTGAGAAAAGGAGACAAGCCAGACtccagagagagaaggaggaagaggagcgcAGACAGAAGGAGGAGATGGAAAG AAAGAGCAGAGAGGAACTGGTCCGTCGAAGAGCTGAAGAACGAGCCAGGCAGGAAGCAGAGGCCCTGAGactggaggaggagaagaggaagagagaggaagaagagcGACTCAAGGCTGAAGAGGAGAGCATTCGCagacagaaagaggaagaaaacagGCTTCAACAGCAG AGAGAGCAAGAGGCTCGTCAGAGGGAGCTGGCAGAGCAGCAGAGACTGGAAAGAGAGAGTCGTTTCCAGAAAGAGGAGGTTGAACGCCAAGAAAGGAAAAAG cGTCTGGAAGAAATCATGAAAAGAACGAGAAAAACAGACTCTGATAACAAG AAAACTGCATCGGTGAAGGACAACTTGCCTTGTGAGAACGTGAAGCCTGTAATCAGGCTAGCAGGTCCAGGAAAAACGCCAAAACTGGAGCTGAGGGACGAGGAGGATATGCTTCCTACTGTGGCCTTCAAGGAGCGCCGGTCCTTTCGCAGTCTTTCTGGCCTGGATGAGATACAAGCCCATCAGCAAACCG AGGTTATTTAA
- the map7a gene encoding MAP7 domain-containing protein 1 isoform X3 yields the protein MPAHLSLAEQEREWRRTELGLAAISEKGRTKMCDTARKQRDSRSDVRPTALEQKRKACAPPNIKSAQININKRNGNNTESNALKVDERLRLARERREVYQKQLALRERGWLAREERAKQFYEKHLEERRKKLEEQRQREERRRMAVEEKRKQRLKEERERYESVVRKTMEKSEKAKQKPTRCSRRVIKNENNNASCHTMNSSATRKPQVHCGKVPNRPASSSPRVTIRRTTNRDLVAKGNSEGLDLKKPQIQTTTTEIKPKQDTNPPENTVLPASWLQNRSHIRQATIKQDSLPPLPEEEDLESEETLAQQCLRDNQLQSNPVTNGPSNPPAGSQIPNGPSQLGDAAQVRPAAWTTDPEEATRLLTEKRRQARLQREKEEEERRQKEEMERKSREELVRRRAEERARQEAEALRLEEEKRKREEEERLKAEEESIRRQKEEENRLQQQREQEARQRELAEQQRLERESRFQKEEVERQERKKRLEEIMKRTRKTDSDNKKTASVKDNLPCENVKPVIRLAGPGKTPKLELRDEEDMLPTVAFKERRSFRSLSGLDEIQAHQQTEVI from the exons ATGCCAGCTCATCTGAGCCTGGCAGAGCAGGAACGGGAGTGGAGGAGGACAGAGCTGGGTCTCGCTGCGATCTCGGAGAAGGGTCGGACGAAGATGTGCGACACTGCGAGGAAGCAGAGAG attccaGATCTGACGTGAGACCCACAGCCCTGgagcaaaaaagaaaagcatgtgCTCCACCGAACATTAAATCAGCGCAGATTAACATCAACAAACGAAATGGAAATAATACAG aaTCAAATGCGCTGAAAGTGGACGAGAGACTGCGACTGGCCCGGGAACGTAGAGAGGTGTACCAAAAACAGCTGG CCCTGCGTGAGCGGGGTTGGCTGGCGAGGGAGGAGCGGGCCAAGCAGTTCTACGAGAAACACCTTGAGGAGCGAAGGAAGAAGTTGGAGGAGCAGCGACAAAGAGAGGAACGGAGGAGGATGGCGGTCGAGGAGAAGCGCAAACAGAGGCTCAAAGAAGAAAGA GAGCGTTACGAGTCTGTGGTGCGGAAGACGATGGAGAAAAGTGAAAAAGCCAAACAGAAACCTACCCGCTGCTCACGAAGGGTCATCAAGAACGAAAACAATAACG CCTCATGTCATACCATGAACTCAAGCGCCACACGAAAACCCcaggtgcattgtgggaaagtGCCAAACAGGCCTGCAAGCTCGAGTCCAAGAGTCACCATCCGGAGGACCACCAACAGAGATCTG gtGGCAAAAGGAAATTCTGAGGGACTGGACCTGAAAAAGCCACAGattcaaacaacaacaactgaaatCAAGCCCAAACAGGACACAAACCCACCAGAGAATACCGTCCTCCCAGCATCATG GCTGCAGAACAGATCACATATCCGTCAAGCCACGATTAAACAAGACAGTTTGCCTCCGCTGCCAGAAGAGGAGGACCTAGAATCCGAGGAAACGCTTGCTCAACAATGCCTGCGAGATAACCAACTCCAGTCGAATCCAGTTACTAATGGGCCTTCGAATCCACCAGCAGGTTCTCAGATTCCTAATG GACCAAGTCAGCTTGGTGACGCAGCACAAGTGAGACCCGCTGCTTGGACTACAGACCCTGAAGAAGCCACCCGACTTCTGACTGAGAAAAGGAGACAAGCCAGACtccagagagagaaggaggaagaggagcgcAGACAGAAGGAGGAGATGGAAAG AAAGAGCAGAGAGGAACTGGTCCGTCGAAGAGCTGAAGAACGAGCCAGGCAGGAAGCAGAGGCCCTGAGactggaggaggagaagaggaagagagaggaagaagagcGACTCAAGGCTGAAGAGGAGAGCATTCGCagacagaaagaggaagaaaacagGCTTCAACAGCAG AGAGAGCAAGAGGCTCGTCAGAGGGAGCTGGCAGAGCAGCAGAGACTGGAAAGAGAGAGTCGTTTCCAGAAAGAGGAGGTTGAACGCCAAGAAAGGAAAAAG cGTCTGGAAGAAATCATGAAAAGAACGAGAAAAACAGACTCTGATAACAAG AAAACTGCATCGGTGAAGGACAACTTGCCTTGTGAGAACGTGAAGCCTGTAATCAGGCTAGCAGGTCCAGGAAAAACGCCAAAACTGGAGCTGAGGGACGAGGAGGATATGCTTCCTACTGTGGCCTTCAAGGAGCGCCGGTCCTTTCGCAGTCTTTCTGGCCTGGATGAGATACAAGCCCATCAGCAAACCG AGGTTATTTAA
- the si:ch73-204p21.2 gene encoding uncharacterized protein si:ch73-204p21.2 has protein sequence MAPISTDLVGWAVTEQPEAAFLSVVVLFIASIALLVLCASCKKHSFELDNRSPPEQQKSSTLVSVAKMDDSRGARQNPIANDITEDEIGLEAEEGGAAYRPWRSHTLTHGSSLQPQINGGVGATI, from the exons ATGGCGCCAATCAGCACAGATCTAGTAGGCTGGGCGGTCACAGAGCAACCAGAGGCTGCATTTCTCTCCGTAGTCGTCCTCTTCATCGCTAGCATTGCACTCCTCGTTCTCTGTGCAAGCTGTAAAAA ACATTCATTTGAGTTAGACAACCGCAGCCCACCTGAGCAGCAGAAATCATCCACTCTTGTGAGCGTG GCAAAAATGGATGACTCGAGAGGTGCCAGACAAAACCCTATTGCTAATGACATCACTGAAGATGAAATCG GTTTAGAGGCTGAGGAGGGCGGCGCTGCATACAGACCCTGGAGAagtcacactctcactcacg GTTCAAGCCTACAACCTCAAATAAACGGCGGGGTTGGGGCGACTATCTGA